TCACCCTATGACTTTCACAAATGTTATTGAACAAGTAAGAACAGAACAAGGATTAGGATCAATAAATCCAAATAATAGAGCCGATCAAGTATGGTTAAGTACTGTGATTGCTCAAAACTTCGTTGCTTTAAATACTGCGGCTGCAAATTCTCATAATGGAATGCTTCAGACATTCCTTGTTTCTGTATTTCATCAGACAACAATGGCTGCTCCAGCTATAAAAGCTGGGTATGAAGGAGTGATGAACTTAGTGCTTAGTGGAGTAACTTTAACATTTAGTAAATAGTATAATTAAAACATGACCACCAACCAAACAACGCCAGATAGTTTCAGGGATTATGTAGCAGAAGTTCTAAAAACCCTGTATGAAGCTGGACATAAGCCAGAGCAGGTTCAGCCACTCCTCAAAGAATGGATTAAGATTGCCCATGCTAAGGTATACAGTGATTTAGTATTGGCTTTTACAGATCAAGAACTTGAAGAGGCAGAAAGAGTGGCTAGAGAAGAACAGCGTTCAAAAGAAGAAATGCAGGGCATGCTGAAAGATCTCTATATTAAAAAGACAGGAAAGAATCCAGATGATTTGGCCAAAGAGTGTCTAAATACCCTTGCTCGTGCTTTCATGGAAACATATGACAAAAATCAAGCTAGAGCAGAAATCGAGAAAATAAAACCAGTTCAATAGGCAGATCTACTCCGTATTCTCTCCTCCAGTTGTTGTTACTTGGACTGTTGACGTGGCTGAAACGGCGCCTAAGCAACTGCCGCCTGTATATAGTTTAGCGGTATGACCCTGTAAGACAACACTAAATGCTGGATTGTTACCTGGAATCATAGATGAGCTATTGCCTGTATTACTTGTTGTAATAGCGTTACAATTTAAGGTTGTAGCTCCAGTTTGGTCTTCTGTTTTATAACTATATCCAGTGTTAATATTTCCAGTTATTACAATTCTAATACCTACTGGTGAATTTGGGCTCGGTGGCGTTGCTTGAAGATATATTTTCGTTACTCCTATGCTCTCTGGAACTGGTGTTGCGGTTGGCGGTTGAGGTGCTATGGTTGCCGTTGGACCAGCAGGTGGGGTTGTTGGGGCTACCACTGGTGGGGTTGTGGAGAAATCTGGGGCTATTATTGCTGTTGGGCTGCCTAAGAAGATCCAGCCAATAAAGGCCGCAAACACAAAGCTAGCTACAATTAAGAGTAACCCTATGAGCGACTTCCAGATGCTCCCCCACGCCTCAGATATAGCATCGGGGTTTTCCCCAGCTTGCATAAACTTATATCCTGCTACAACAAAATTCCAGGTTGCAAATAGCCCCCCAATGACTGTTATTAAACGGATAATAAAACTGGCAAGATTTGCAAACCCACCCTGTAAGATTGGAGAAGCGGGCGGCGTTACTCCTGTCCCAATAAATTCCATATGTTTATTGTAATACTATCTGTATCTTTCTGGCAAGCTCCCGCTCGTATTAAAGGCTAAGCCTTGTTTCGCGCCCACTCCTGGAGTGGGTTAGGTTGACACCTAAGGAATTATCTGTGCCAGAGGAGAGTTATTTCTCCTTTGAGGCTAGTTAGTTTAATGTCCTTAATTGCTCCTCTGATAAACTCTTCATGCAGCTTAGTTAGTTCTCTGCCAATACAAACCTGGGTATCCTCTCCCATAATTTCTGTCATTAATTTTAAAGTTTCTTCGATCCTACTATTTGCTTCATAAGCAATATAAGTAATTTTAGGTTCTGAATATCTTGTTAATTCGTCTTTTAGTTTATTTTTTTTCTTGGATAGAAATCCCACAAACATAAATGGGTAAGGAGGTAAACCACTTGCGGTCAAAGCTGATAATAAGGCGCTAGGACCAGGAATTGGAATAACTTTAATCCCCTGTTTTATAGCTCGCTTTACAAGCTTATATCCTGGGTCGGAGATTAAAGGAGTTCCTGCGTCTGAAATTAAGGCAATGTTAGCCCCATGCTCAAGCTTTGTGATGAGGTTTAATAGCTTTCTTTGCTCATTATTATCGTTAAGTGAGATTAATTGTTCTGCTTTGATACTGTGTTCTTTTAGTAGTACGCCGGAAGTTCTAGTATCTTCGCACGCTACAATATCTACCAACTTTAAAATTTCCAAAGCACGAAGTGTGATATCTTTAAGATTCCCTATTGGTGTTGAAACAATATACAATGTCCCCATCTCTTATCTAGTTATTTTGCGAAATTCGGCTATAAGCTTTGTGGTCATAGGGCCCACAGACCCATCTCCGATTTGTAGGTCATCGATATGATGGACTGGCATTATTTCTTTGTTGGATGCCGTAACAAAGCATTCTGTAAAGTTTGATATTTGGGACATAGTTGGGAAACGCTGTTCTAATTCAATATTAAGCGCGGGAACCAGTTCATCAAGGATGACTTTTCTTGTTATCCCGTCCAGAATTCCCTCATTTGCCGTAATAAGCTTTCCATCCATAACAGCAAAGAAGTTACTCGTCATTCCCTCATATAAGTTTCCTTGTGGATCAATGTGAATAAGTTCAATGGCATTATCTTTCCTTGCTTTTGCCAATGCACCTACTCCTGCCATATAGTTTAGGGACTTGGCGTTTGGGATCTGGCGTTCCACTTTGAACGTGGCTACTTTCACCCCTTTTTCATAAAACTCCATAGGATATTCATGACACGGAGCAAATATCACGATCAGACTCCCCTTTCCCACGCTAATACTGTCTTCGCTGATTCCACCAGTAACCACTATACGTATATTAAATTCCGGAGTTTGGGTACTATTTTTACTGATTCCTTCCTTGATTATTGAGTTTAATTCTTCAGCGGTTGCTGGGACTGTCATGGAAAGCGCACGTGCTGAATTATGAAGACGATTTAGATGGTCTTGCAGACGAAAGGGAATTTGGTTATATGTGCGTAGAAAATCGAAAACACCAAATCCACGAAGGACACTAATATCAAAAGCGGAGATTTTAAGCTCCTCCTGGCTTACCCACTGATTGTCTAGATAATGCACTAGCATATATCTATATTATACACCACCAAGGGACCTACTGTCCTTGACCAAAGCCAGGGGGAGGTTCGTTGCTATCTTGATCCAGACCAATAAATACTATTTCCAGGTTTGTTGTGTCTATATTATATTCAGTTAATAGCTGTTGCACCTTCGCTTCCGCACTGCTTTTTTCTCCGGAAAAGTCCACTCTCAAAATTGTTCCCATATTATTCAGCTCAAGATTTAAGTCTTGATATGTAAAAGGATAATCCGGTAGTTGACCATATTGCTGTTGCTCAGAGATATTGTCAGTTGGTATAATTTCCGGCGCCGTTATTGGTATAACTCTTGTACCTGGAGAATTTGTTTTGTTTTTACCAAACACGCTCACTCCAATAAGAATTAGCAGAACCACTACCAATACTCCTAGTATAGTTTTTGCTTTTAAGAATTTAGTATCCATAGTTTTGATAATACCACCAAACATATTCATCATACGTCATATTTTCAAGTCTGGGATATCTTATTGTATTGTTCCCATAATACCTATACCCTGCTTCTTTTGTTTGTGCTTTTGTCCAGTTCAGGCTTGTTTCACCCGTTCCACTGTCGTGCTTGAGCTTGGCTGCGGATCCATAAATATTATCACGCAGATTGCAGACATTTGAAGTGTGGGTATAGTCCCCAAAATCTTTAACCGCATTTTTATATCCACTCCAGGCATTAGGGCAAAATCCAACTCCACAGCCTGGACAAGTTGTATCTCCATTTGCATCTTTTCCGATAGTCATCTGCATGGGGCCAGTTGCTGAGCAGACATTTGGTCCACAACCGGGAATTTTGTTACCGGGGGTG
This genomic stretch from Candidatus Roizmanbacteria bacterium CG_4_9_14_0_2_um_filter_38_17 harbors:
- the rsmI gene encoding 16S rRNA (cytidine(1402)-2'-O)-methyltransferase — translated: MGTLYIVSTPIGNLKDITLRALEILKLVDIVACEDTRTSGVLLKEHSIKAEQLISLNDNNEQRKLLNLITKLEHGANIALISDAGTPLISDPGYKLVKRAIKQGIKVIPIPGPSALLSALTASGLPPYPFMFVGFLSKKKNKLKDELTRYSEPKITYIAYEANSRIEETLKLMTEIMGEDTQVCIGRELTKLHEEFIRGAIKDIKLTSLKGEITLLWHR
- a CDS encoding amino acid aminotransferase, which gives rise to MLVHYLDNQWVSQEELKISAFDISVLRGFGVFDFLRTYNQIPFRLQDHLNRLHNSARALSMTVPATAEELNSIIKEGISKNSTQTPEFNIRIVVTGGISEDSISVGKGSLIVIFAPCHEYPMEFYEKGVKVATFKVERQIPNAKSLNYMAGVGALAKARKDNAIELIHIDPQGNLYEGMTSNFFAVMDGKLITANEGILDGITRKVILDELVPALNIELEQRFPTMSQISNFTECFVTASNKEIMPVHHIDDLQIGDGSVGPMTTKLIAEFRKITR